GCGCTTTCTTTTGAGGAAATCCATCGCCGCAACCTGATCACCATGGGCGTTATTCCCTTGCTTTATAATCAAGACAACCGCCACGACATCTACGCCATCGGGGCCGAGCACCGCTTGACCATCCGCCAACTCAAAGATCTGGCACCGGAAAGCCGGCAGGATTGCATTGTTCGCGATCCCATGGGGCGGACTGCAACGATTCCACTTACTTCCGCCATCAGGACGGAATGGGAAGCCAACCTGCTTATGCGAGGTGGTATTCCAAGCCGCATGGAAAAACACGTGTAGCATCGGCCGCACCCCCCACTTCGCGGACCACACGCAGCAACGGCTCCCGGCAGCACCGCAAAGGCCCGGCTCCCGTCCGCGCCACCGCATCGTCATAATCTTTAACGGCGGGCATCGCAATCGTGTCTGTTTTCCACCCTTCAGGTTGTCCACGATCACTCCCTAATTTCCCGAAGTGATTGGATGGGCACACGGGCGAAGGAGCCTTCATTGGGGAAAGAAAAACATTTGCTTTAAAAACACTTGATTGGCGTGCGCATTCAGCGTATGCTGCGGTTGCGGCTGAACCCAACCCGCAAAAATTTCGTGAGGCGAAAAATGAAACTTCACTTTTTTCTCTGCATTCCCCTGTTGGTAGTGGCCATTCCGGACTTGGCGGGCGCGGATATTCCCCGAAAAATCAGTGACATCCCCACCTACGCGGATGCAAAGAGAGACACCGCGGCCGAGGCCGAATACAAGGCTCAGATGGAAGGAGAAGAAGACAGCGAAAGCGGTCGCAGCGAGATCATCCGCATCTATTCCGTTGCCTCCGCGCCGGAACCGGTGGCCCGCTTCTACATCAAACAGCTCAAAGCAAGCGCGGGCATGCCGGAAATCACGGAAGAGCCCGCTCCCGGAACCGTGATTGCCCCATGGTATGAATTGGAATTCTATAGGCCGCAGGATTTTGAAAACCAGTACGAATACGACACCCTGATCTACGACGGCAAATGGGTGAAATCCTGCCTGGAAAACCGCGAACCCTGGTCGCCGGGTCAATGGCTGGGCCAGGCCAACCTCATGTGGGAAGTCTACACCGCGGACAGTGAGCGGAAGGAATACCTGGTCGGAATTGAAGATATGAGCGTGGATAACCAGAACCACACGTTTATCCCGCGAACCCGCATCTTTATCCAGGTGGTAAGGGAAGAAGAATAAAAAGTTGTTGAGATAGTTGAAGGCGGAGAAACAGAACAGGCGACCAGCCGGTCGCCCCTACACCTTCCCTCAATAACTTTTGTCTTTCCTTTGCGCCGGTTTTATGCCTTCTACTTTCGCGACCACCAGCCCCCTGCCACCTGATACCTGTCACCTGCCACATTCTTTCCAACTTCCCCAACTCTCCAACTTTTTTTCTATAACTCCCCGGCCGCAAATGTATCACCGCGGCTGACATCACCCGTCTTGAACCCCAGCGTAAACCAGCGCACCCGTTGCGCGGATGTGCCGTGGGTAAAGGCATCGGGCACCACGAAGCCCCGGGTACGCTTCATCACGTTGTCATCCCCCACGGATGAAGCTGCGTTCATGCCTTCTTCGATATCGCCCTCTTCGAGGATGTTTTTCATGCGCTGGGCATGGTGGGCCCAGATGCCGGCCAGGAAATCGGCCTGGAGTTCCAGGCGGACATCCAGGCGATTGGCCTCGCGTCGACTCAGCCGTTGTTTTTCAGCATGCACTTTTTCGAGGATGCCCAACTGGTTCTGCACGTGGTGCCCGATCTCGTGGGAAACCACGTACGCCCAGGCGAAATCACCGCGGGCTCCCAACTTCTCTGTCATGGCCTGCAGAAAGGCCAGGTCGATGTAGACCGTTTCATCACCCGGGCAGTAGAAAGGTCCCACCGCGGCCTGGGCGAATCCGCATGCCGACTCCGTGGCGCCGCTGAAGATCACCAGCCTGGCTTCCCGGTATTGCTGCCCCTGGCCGCGAAAAATTTCATGCCAGACATCCTCGGTATCGGCCAGGACAACGGCCACGAACTCCGCCAGTTCTTTTTCCGCCTCGCTCATAGGGCGGGCACTTTCCTGTTGGGCGGCCTGGGGAATCTGCAGGTTCTGCACCACCTCGCCGGGATCTCCGCCCAACAACAGGATAACCACCGCGGCCACAATCCCCAGTAATCCGCCGGCGGCGGCCACGCGCCGGCCGGTCGAACCACCGCGAATCTCTACATTGTCACTTTGTCTTCTGCCTTTCCAGCGCATGTTACCTCGCCTTGAATCCCCGGTTCAGCACCGGTCCTGTTTTCTGTAATCTACTGCCAATTAAAAAATTATTCAACAAAGCGTCACGGCCTCAAATGCATCAGCCCGCAAAACAGCGCCAGCGGCTGGATTGCCCGCTACTCGCGGACACAACGAATCGACAATCCTTCACCCTTATGCCCGCTGCGGGAACGACGAACCACCGTATTGTGGGAGTACACATAGCGGCTCCAGCCATACCGGGCGCTGACCTCGGACGCCGACCAGAAGCAGCCCATAAAGCCCAGGGCGTGAAAACCGCCTTTGTGACCGCGATAGCCGCCTGGGAGTACAGATAAGCCGCTCTCATTGGTGGCACCGGCATTGGGAACCTGCCAGAGATCATGGGCCTTCATCTTACCGCCGGCGTCCGCATCGCCCCCCAGGCCGGTGATCAACATATCCCACTCCTCATCACTGGGAATATGCCACCCTTGCGGCGCCAGCCCGCGCGGATCGTTCAAGGCATACCAGTTATACAGTTTGCCGAAAACGGCATCGTTTTCAGAATTGTTGTCCACATGACACCAGGCCGGTTGCTCTTCTTTGGCCGCGTTATTCCATTCCTCAGGCGATCCGGCTTCAGGAATGGGGTCACCATTACGAAATGTGCATGCATCCAGGTTCCGTACCATCCACTCCTGGTCACCGATCTTTACACTATTCATGCCGACCTCCTGCTGAATCATTATCGAAAGTATTGCAGCCAAAATCAATGCATTCTCCCCAACTTTCGGGCGACCGGCCGGTCGCCCCTACTTTTCTCTTTTATCTTTTCACTTCATTTTTCCATCGGAAAAGTAAGGTTGTTTTTCCACGTCGGCGGGGTGCGGGAATCGTTGATGCGGCGCACCAGCCACAATGCCGCCTGGATGGTCTGGCGCAGGCCGCCCAGGTCCCAGTTCGGGTTGTATTCATCCCGCACAGTGTGATAATCCCCAAGCCAGAAGCGGGTATAATGCCGCTCGCCATCCACCTCTTCTTCCCCGGCTGAGATCCACACCGCCGGGATTCCCCGGCGCGCGAAGGCGAACTGGTCGGAACGGTAAAACAGCCCCTGGTTGGCCAGGGAAAATTGGGAATACCCCAGGCCGGCGGCGGCGGCCGTTTCACGTATCAAATCCTCGAAAGTGGAAAAGCGCGCGCCGATCCCCATCAGGGTGGTGGACGGCTTCCATACCGGGGTGGATTCAAAATTGATGTTGGCCACGATTGTAGAACGGTCTGTGTTATCCACGAAGTATTTTGACCCCAACAAACCCGCCTCCTCGCTGTTGCAGGCCAGCAAGGTGACAGAGTAGTGAAGCGTGGATTGAAATTTCTTGAGGATTTTTGCCGCCACCACCATGGCGGCAACCGCCGTGCCGTTGTCAATCGCCCCGTTATAGACGTTGTCCCCACCGGCATCCGTTTTCCCCAGGTGGTCGATGTGGGCGCTGAGAACGATCCGTTGGCTAACCTTTCCGGGGATCGTGGCCACCACGTTGCGGTTCATGATCGTTTCACATTTGTTGTTGCCGCTGATCGTGACCGGCAGGCCCAGATCTGCAGGCCGGAAATCCCGGGAAAGGGAATCCATGTACAGTGCCTCCAGCTCAATCCCCTTTCTCGCCAGTAACGTGCGCAAACTCTCTTCCCGGATCCAGCCCCGGAACACGAGGTCATTCTCGATCTGGGAGGGGATAAAAAGCTCACCGTTGGTCCAGGAGTTTTTCACCACGTTCCAATCGTAGCCCGCGGATTCAGCCGTATGGATCAACAGGATGCCCATGGCCCCGCGGCGCACGGCCTCCTCGATGTGGTAGGTCCAGCGGCCGAAATAGGTCAACGTTTTGCCCTCGAAAATTTCCGGATGGTACAGACCGGGGTCGTTGACACGACTGACCAGGATCTTGCCCGAGATATCCACATCCTTGAAATCGTCCCAGTTCCATTGCTCCGCCTGGATGCCGAACCCCGTAAATACCAGTGGCGCGGTCAGGTTAAACCGCTTTTTCTCTTGTGTGCAGGTGCCCACCAGGTCGCGGATGTATTCCAGTCTTGCCTCGCCCGCTGAAAGCTGAATGGCTGAAGTGGTGAACTTCTTCAATGTAAACGGCTGCATGTACCCCTGCGCTCCCGCGGGCTCCAGATCCATGAATTTGAACAGGCTGCGCAGGTAGATCTCCGCCAGGTCGCCCCCGCGAGTGCCCGGGGCGCGGCCTTCCAGCAGGTCGTGTCCCAGGAATTCCACCACGGCCTGCATCTCCGCCCGTGAAATGCCCTGTAACCGCTTTTCAAAAGCGTCGTCCGCGGCTACGCCCCACACCGTCGTTCCCGCCAGAGCCAGCAAAAATACCATGATTCCCAACCGTTTTATCATGACCATCTCCTCTCTCCTATTCTAGGCCAAAGAAAGAAAATGTGGAATAAAAAGTTGAAGAGTTGGAGCGTGAAAAACCGGCAAGGGGCCAGGGGAAATTGGCGAGGGGGACAGGAGGAAGGCACTGCCCCCTCATTCTTTCTCGTTATTCGATATTCAGAACATGCCTTGGCTTTTTCATCACAAAGCCCGAAATTTTGCTCATCCACAAGGGGGCCCTTGCGTTCACATCACTAGTACGACGAGTTCCCATCACAATAATGAATTAAACGGCGGTGTTATATTTCTTGCCGATTTGCTAGAATTTGGCCACGACAGGAGGAAACACGATGAAGAAATTCAAAAGTACACTGGTATTTTGCATCTCATTGCTCTTTTTCACCATGCTGTTCTTTGCCTGCAATGATAACGCCCCCACAGAAGACCCGATGAATGCAGCGCAGAAAGCGGAAACCGATGTGGATTCGCCGCCGGCCGCTGATGCCGCGCAAACAGCGCCGGCAAGTGAGGGAAAAGCCGTCAGTGGTTGGAAACAGGTTAATTATGAAGACTTTACTTTCATGATTCCCGCCGATTGGAAGCGGGAAAGCAACACCGACATCTGGTTCCCAAAAACAGAGAGCTTCGACATGGGATTACCCTTGATTTCCCTGCAATGCGGGCTGATGCCGATTATGGCCGGCCAGACCGTTGACGAACAGATCAAGGAAATGATTCACGGGTCCGCGCCCAAAAGCAAAACCGCAGTGGACAAATGCAACATGAGCGGTCATACCTGGGAGGCTCACGACGACTTGAGCCACATGACCCTTACCCTGGAAGATCCACGGGGTGAAATGATAGCGGTCTATTTCTTTAACTGCCGGGTTCCGCGCAACCAGTTCACCAACTACAAAGAGATCTACCGCAAAATCCTGGATTCCGTGCAGTGCAACTGAAACCCGGCTGCTGAATCAGTTCCGGCCCCCGCCGGCAAGATCGATACGGATTTCATTGCGATAGCGATTGCGGGCGCTTCCCTGGGTACCGATCACACCCTGGGGCATGGTGTCGCTGCGCTCCCGCTTCCTGACAAAGGGAAATT
The genomic region above belongs to Candidatus Aminicenantes bacterium and contains:
- a CDS encoding metalloprotease; amino-acid sequence: MRWKGRRQSDNVEIRGGSTGRRVAAAGGLLGIVAAVVILLLGGDPGEVVQNLQIPQAAQQESARPMSEAEKELAEFVAVVLADTEDVWHEIFRGQGQQYREARLVIFSGATESACGFAQAAVGPFYCPGDETVYIDLAFLQAMTEKLGARGDFAWAYVVSHEIGHHVQNQLGILEKVHAEKQRLSRREANRLDVRLELQADFLAGIWAHHAQRMKNILEEGDIEEGMNAASSVGDDNVMKRTRGFVVPDAFTHGTSAQRVRWFTLGFKTGDVSRGDTFAAGEL
- a CDS encoding M28 family peptidase, giving the protein MVMIKRLGIMVFLLALAGTTVWGVAADDAFEKRLQGISRAEMQAVVEFLGHDLLEGRAPGTRGGDLAEIYLRSLFKFMDLEPAGAQGYMQPFTLKKFTTSAIQLSAGEARLEYIRDLVGTCTQEKKRFNLTAPLVFTGFGIQAEQWNWDDFKDVDISGKILVSRVNDPGLYHPEIFEGKTLTYFGRWTYHIEEAVRRGAMGILLIHTAESAGYDWNVVKNSWTNGELFIPSQIENDLVFRGWIREESLRTLLARKGIELEALYMDSLSRDFRPADLGLPVTISGNNKCETIMNRNVVATIPGKVSQRIVLSAHIDHLGKTDAGGDNVYNGAIDNGTAVAAMVVAAKILKKFQSTLHYSVTLLACNSEEAGLLGSKYFVDNTDRSTIVANINFESTPVWKPSTTLMGIGARFSTFEDLIRETAAAAGLGYSQFSLANQGLFYRSDQFAFARRGIPAVWISAGEEEVDGERHYTRFWLGDYHTVRDEYNPNWDLGGLRQTIQAALWLVRRINDSRTPPTWKNNLTFPMEK